One genomic window of Ziziphus jujuba cultivar Dongzao chromosome 4, ASM3175591v1 includes the following:
- the LOC125421830 gene encoding uncharacterized protein LOC125421830 yields the protein MIKRRFYREEHGDRNEEASDSSSSSYSETEIQESEEDVEDEVSLPQVQEEGQSCSTSSGYESEDSSGNEIDENASDTGLLTNEDDTGTANGRQIFLEDQFSAKRDSELLKKQSNVLEADELVAGEFPACILKCKSVYKCRICPRIVCLNEESLRTHLQSKRHSRSEKLLNDGRLKAMLNSDGEMDHDETPAKQHAKIAALAQDNPKQKRGGRQRQHSRRQMLRKKDKKNESNEGKMRQSKENPAKKRRKSEN from the exons ATGATAAAGCGGCGATTCTACAGGGAAGAACACGGCGACCGGAATGAGGAAGCCTCcgattcatcttcttcttcctacTCCGAAACAGAAATACAAGAATCCGAAGAAGATGTAGAAGATGAAGTTTCCCTTCCACAAGTTCAAGAGGAAGGCCAATCTTGCTCCACCTCTTCTGGGTATGAGAGTGAGGACAGCTCAGGAAATGAGATTGATGAGAACGCCTCTGATACAg GTCTACTAACAAATGAAGATGATACTGGAACTGCAAATGGGAGACAAATTTTTCTTGAGGATCAGTTCTCTGCAAAACGTGATTCAGAATTACTGAAGAAACAGTCAAACGTCTTGGAAGCTGATGAATTAGTGGCAGGAGAATTTCCAGCCTGCATCCTGAAGTGCAAGTCAGTTTATAAGTGTAGGATATGTCCTAGAATAGTCTGTTTGAATGAGGAGAGTTTGAGGACTCATCTTCAATCCAAG AGGCATTCTCGTTCAGAGAAATTACTAAACGATGGTAGGCTGAAGGCTATGCTTAACAGTGATGGGGAAATGGACCATGATGAGACACCTGCGAAGCAGCACGCTAAAATTGCTGCTCTCGCACAG GATAACCCAAAACAGAAAAGAGGAGGTAGGCAACGACAACATTCACGAAGACAGATGTTAAGAAAGAAA GATAAGAAGAATGAATCTAATGAGGGGAAAATGAGGCAATCGAAAGAGAACCCTGCCAAGAAGAGGCGTAAATCGGAGAACTGA